In Equus przewalskii isolate Varuska chromosome 6, EquPr2, whole genome shotgun sequence, one DNA window encodes the following:
- the LOC103542854 gene encoding olfactory receptor 10A2 isoform X1, whose translation MAEGNWTRVNEFILMSFSSLPAKIQSLLFLTFLIIYLVTLMGNNLMILVTLADPMLHSPMYFFLRNLSFLEIGFNLVIVPKMLGTLLAWDTTISFLGCATQMYFFFFFGVAECFLLATMAYDRYVAICNPLHYPVIMNQRTRAKLAVASWFPGFPVATVQTTWLFSFPFCGTNKVNHFFCDSPPVLKLVCADTALFEIYAIVGTILVVMIPCLLILCSYTCISAAILKIPSAKGKLKAFSTCSSHLLVVSLFYVSLSLTYFRPKSNNSPESKKLLSLSYTVVTPMLNPIIYSLRNNEVKNALSRTFRKALGLRNCIP comes from the coding sequence ATGGCTGAAGGAAACTGGACAAGAGTTAATGAGTTTATCCTCATGAGCTTCTCTTCCCTACCTGCTAAAATACAGTCCTTACTCTTCCTGACATTCTTAATCATTTACCTGGTCACCCTGATGGGAAACAACCTCATGATTCTGGTTACTTTGGCTGACCCCATGCTGCACAgtcccatgtacttcttcctcaggAATTTGTCCTTCCTGGAGATTGGCTTCAACCTAGTCATTGTGCCCAAGATGCTGGGAACCCTGCTTGCCTGGGACACAACCATCTCCTTCCTTGGCTGTGCCACTCagatgtatttcttcttcttcttcggAGTTGCTGAATGCTTCCTCCTGGCCACCATGGCGTACGACCGCTATGTAGCCATCTGCAATCCCTTGCACTACCCTGTCATCATGAACCAAAGGACACGTGCCAAACTGGCTGTTGCCTCCTGGTTTCCAGGCTTTCCTGTAGCTACAGTGCAGACCACGTGGCTCTTCAGCTTTCCATTCTGTGGCACGAACAAGGTGaaccacttcttctgtgacagCCCACCTGTGCTGAAGTTGGTctgtgcagacacagcactgttTGAGATCTATGCGATCGTTGGAACCATTCTGGTTGTGATGATACCCTGCTTGCTGATCCTATGTTCCTACACTTGCATCAGTGCTGCCATCCTCAAGATTCCTTCAGCTAAAGGGAAACTTAAAGCCTTCTctacctgctcctcccaccttcttgttGTCTCCCTTTTCTATGTATCTTTAAGTCTCACCTACTTCAGGCCTAAGTCCAATAATTCTCCCGAGAGTAAGAAGCTACTGTCGTTATCTTACACTGTTGTGACTCCCATGTTGAACCCCAtcatctacagcctgagaaaTAATGAGGTGAAGAATGCCCTCAGCCGAACCTTCCGCAAGGCTTTAGGCCTCAGAAACTGCATCCCGTAG
- the LOC103542854 gene encoding olfactory receptor 10A2 isoform X2, protein MSFSSLPAKIQSLLFLTFLIIYLVTLMGNNLMILVTLADPMLHSPMYFFLRNLSFLEIGFNLVIVPKMLGTLLAWDTTISFLGCATQMYFFFFFGVAECFLLATMAYDRYVAICNPLHYPVIMNQRTRAKLAVASWFPGFPVATVQTTWLFSFPFCGTNKVNHFFCDSPPVLKLVCADTALFEIYAIVGTILVVMIPCLLILCSYTCISAAILKIPSAKGKLKAFSTCSSHLLVVSLFYVSLSLTYFRPKSNNSPESKKLLSLSYTVVTPMLNPIIYSLRNNEVKNALSRTFRKKLILNNF, encoded by the exons ATGAGCTTCTCTTCCCTACCTGCTAAAATACAGTCCTTACTCTTCCTGACATTCTTAATCATTTACCTGGTCACCCTGATGGGAAACAACCTCATGATTCTGGTTACTTTGGCTGACCCCATGCTGCACAgtcccatgtacttcttcctcaggAATTTGTCCTTCCTGGAGATTGGCTTCAACCTAGTCATTGTGCCCAAGATGCTGGGAACCCTGCTTGCCTGGGACACAACCATCTCCTTCCTTGGCTGTGCCACTCagatgtatttcttcttcttcttcggAGTTGCTGAATGCTTCCTCCTGGCCACCATGGCGTACGACCGCTATGTAGCCATCTGCAATCCCTTGCACTACCCTGTCATCATGAACCAAAGGACACGTGCCAAACTGGCTGTTGCCTCCTGGTTTCCAGGCTTTCCTGTAGCTACAGTGCAGACCACGTGGCTCTTCAGCTTTCCATTCTGTGGCACGAACAAGGTGaaccacttcttctgtgacagCCCACCTGTGCTGAAGTTGGTctgtgcagacacagcactgttTGAGATCTATGCGATCGTTGGAACCATTCTGGTTGTGATGATACCCTGCTTGCTGATCCTATGTTCCTACACTTGCATCAGTGCTGCCATCCTCAAGATTCCTTCAGCTAAAGGGAAACTTAAAGCCTTCTctacctgctcctcccaccttcttgttGTCTCCCTTTTCTATGTATCTTTAAGTCTCACCTACTTCAGGCCTAAGTCCAATAATTCTCCCGAGAGTAAGAAGCTACTGTCGTTATCTTACACTGTTGTGACTCCCATGTTGAACCCCAtcatctacagcctgagaaaTAATGAGGTGAAGAATGCCCTCAGCCGAACCTTCCGCAAG Aaattaattctaaataatttttag
- the OR10A4 gene encoding olfactory receptor 10A4: MPSEIRGRRMTWGNWTIVSEFVLVSFSALSSELQALLFLLFLTIYLVTLMGNVLIILVTTADSSLQSPMYFFLRNLSFLEIGFNLVIVPKMLGTLIIQGTTISFLGCATQMYFFFFFGAAECCLLATMAYDRYVAICDPLRYPVIMGHRACAQLATASWFSGFPVATVQTTWIFSFPFCGPNRVNHFFCDSPPVIALVCADTSLFELEALTATVLFILLPFLLILGSYVRILSTIFRMPSAEGKRKAFSTCSSHLLVVSLFYSTAILTYFRPRSSNSPESKKLLSLSYTVVTPMLNPIIYSLRNSEVKAALRRVIRRTLDPQKL; encoded by the coding sequence ATGCCCAGTGAAATCCGAGGCAGAAGAATGACGTGGGGAAACTGGACAATTGTCAGTGAGTTTGTTCTTGTGAGCTTCTCAGCCTTGTCCTCTGAGCTACAAGCtctactctttctcctttttttgacTATTTACCTGGTTACCTTAATGGGCAATGTCCTCATCATTCTGGTCACTACAGCTGACTCTTCCCTACAAAGTCCTATGTACTTCTTCCTCAGGAACTTGTCCTTCCTGGAAATAGGTTTCAACTTGGTCATTGTGCCCAAGATGCTGGGGACCCTGATCATTCAAGGCACAACCAtctctttccttggctgtgcaaCTCagatgtatttcttcttcttctttggggCTGCTGAGTGCTGCCTCCTGGCCACAATGGcatatgaccgctatgtggccatctgcgaCCCTTTGCGCTACCCAGTGATCATGGGCCACAGGGCCTGTGCCCAGCTGGCAACTGCCTCTTGGTTCTCAGGGTTTCCAGTGGCCACTGTGCAAACCACATGGATTTTCAGCTTCCCTTTTTGTGGCCCTAACAGAGTGAACCACTTCTTTTGTGACAGCCCTCCAGTCATTGCACTGGTCTGTGCTGATACCTCACTGTTTGAGCTGGAGGCTCTGACAGCCACTGTCCTATTCATCCTCTTGCCTTTCTTGCTGATCCTGGGGTCCTATGTCCGCATCCTCTCCACTATCTTCAGGATGCCCTCAGCTGAGGGGAAACgcaaggccttctccacctgttcCTCTCACCTCCTGGTTGTCTCCCTCTTCTATAGCACTGCCATCCTTACATATTTCCGACCCCGGTCCAGCAACTCTCCTGAGAGCAAGAAGCTGTTGTCACTCTCCTACACGGTTGTGACTCCCATGTTAAATCCCATCATCTACAGCTTAAGGAATAGTGAAGTGAAGGCTGCACTGAGGCGGGTCATCCGAAGGACCCTGGACCCTCAGAAACTATGA